ATTTCGCCATTGTCGCCAATCCTACCGCATTGCACGCGGAGACCATCGAATTGCTCCTTCCCCTGAAATGCCCCTTGTTTGTTGAAAAACCTCTGCATGATACCTTGCAAATCGCCGATTTGCTCACGGAGGTCACGGAACGGGGTGTTTTAACCTACGTCGCCTGCAATCTGCGATTTCTGGATTGCCTGCGCTTCATCAAGGAGCAAATCCCCGTGCAGGCAGGAAAGCGGCTCAACGAGGTCAATGTCTATTGCGGATCCTATCTCCCGGAATGGCGGGTGGGGCAAGATTTCAGAAAATCCTATAGCGCCAATGCCGAAATGGGCGGCGGTGTACATATCGACCTGATCCATGAACTGGATTACCTCTATTGGTTGTTTGGAATGCCAGCGCAGGTGACACGCATCGCGCGCAATCGATCCTCTTTGGGAATCAGTGCATTCGACTATGCCAACTATATACTAGAGTATCCGCTTTTTGCCGCAAGCGTCGTCTTGAACTACTACCGGCGCGACCCCAAACGCACCCTTGAGCTCGTTTGGGAGGATGAAACCTGGGTGGTGGACCTGCGTGCGAATGCGATCACCTGCAACGGACAGACCTTGTTTGCCTCCAAACAAACAGTCGCGGATACATATTTGCTGCAAATGCAGTATTTTACGGAGCTGCTTGCCAATGGACAAGCATCCTTCAATTCTTTGCAAGATGCTTTCAACGTCCTCACTATTTGTCTCGCTCCATGACTTTAGAAAATAAGATCATCATCGTCACCGGAGGTTCAGGCTTGCTCGGCAAGGCCATGGTAAGCGACATCCAAACAAAGGGTGGGCGACCGATCAACATCGATCTCAATGTTCCTTCTGACCTACAAAATGGCACGTGGCAGGCAGATATCACCAACGACGATGCTGTCAAGGAGGCGATTGCCGCAATTTTTGCTCATTTTGGGCGCATCGACGGCTTGGTCAACAATGCTTATCCAAGGACGGCTGATTGGGGAAAACGATTCGAAGACGTGGATCCCGAATCTTGGCGAAAAAATGTGGACATGCAGCTGAACAGTTATTTTGTGATCAGTCAGCAGGTGCTTGCCATCATGAAGGCGCAAGGTAGCGGCGCCATTGTCAACATCGCTTCGATTTATGGCGTCGTTGGCAATGATTTTTCGCTTTACGAAGCTTATGGCGGCACTTCGCCAGCCGCCTATGCCGCCATCAAAGGTGGTCTCGTCAATTTCACCCGCTACTTGGCCTCCTATTATGGACGGAGCGGCATTCGTGTGAATTGCGTGTCTCCAGGCGGAATTCGCGATCAGCAGCATCCTTCCTTTATCGAACGTTATGAGCAAAAAGTGCCCATGGGCCGTCTTGGGCAGCCCGATGACATCGCACCTGCAGTGAGCTTTTTGCTCTCCGAGGAGGCAAGGTACATCACAGGACACAACTTGATGGTCGATGGCGGCTGGACCTGCATCTGAGTGCAAAATGGACTTCCCGACAGATATTTCTATGGGTATCGGCTTTGAAATGCTACAAAGTCAATACTTTTGGCCCTGAAATCGAAGAGAGAGAATGCAGACTGCAGCAATACGGGTGATTCCGAGGCTTGATATCAAGGGCCCCAATTTGGTCAAAGGCATCCACTTGGAAGGTCTGCGGGTGCTTGGTAAACCCGAGGAATTTGCCCGCCATTATTACGAAAACGGTGCCGACGAATTGTTTTTCCAGGACGTGGTTGCAAGCTTGTACGAGCGCAACAGCTTGCATGACATCGTGAGCAAGATCGCCCGTGAGATTTTCATTCCGTTAACCGTGGGTGGCGGTTTGCGATCGCTGGAAGACATCCGTAGTGTGTTGCGCGCAGGTGCCGACAAAGTCGCGATCAACACCGCCGCTTTGAAGCAGCCCGACATCGTGCGGCAAGCCGCGCTGGATTTTGGAAGTTCGACGATCGTCGTGGCCATCGAGGCCATCCGCGAAAGCGATGGCCGCTACCTCGCCTACACCGACAACGGTCGGGAATATACCGGCCGCGAAGTGGTGGCCTGGGCACAAGAAGCAGAAGCGCTCGGCGCTGGCGAAATCGTCATCACTTCCGTCGACCGCGAAGGCACGGGCGAAGGTTATGATGCCGCCCTTACGCGCAAGGTCGCGGATGCGGTACGCATACCGGTGATCGCCCATGGCGGGCCAGGAAAATTGCAGCATATTCAGGAGGTGTTGACGCAAGGGGGAGCAAGCGCAATTGCAGTTGCTGGTATGCTCCATTACGATTACATCGGCAAATTTGCCAGTGCAGCAGCATCCGCAACTGAAGGCAATACCGAATTTTTGCGCAGCGGTCGTATTCACAAGCATTTTGAAACCTGCACCTTGCCCGAAATCAAAAATTTCTTGCTTTCTCAAGGTCTCCCGTGCCGGCCCTTTACACCCATAGCCCAATGAGCAAAAAGACCATTATCGTCGATTACGCGCTCGGCAACCTCTTCAGCGTACAGCAAGCCTGCCTCCACGTAGGTCTGGATGCCGAAATCAGCAATGATCCGGCCAAAATCGCTGCGGCAGACGGCTTGATCCTTCCTGGCGTTGGAGCATTTGGTGCGGCCATGGCCAATCTGCGCAAGCTCGGCATCGAGCAAGCTCTCAAGGACCAAGTTGCCGCCGGCAAGCCCTTTCTGGGTATCTGCCTCGGCCTCCAATTGCTTTTCACCCATAGCGTCGAATTTGATTCGCAGGAACGCGGACTTGATTTGCTGCCCGGCAACGTGGTACGCATCCCTGCCGAAATTCGCGGTGAGAAGACACGGGTGCCGCAAATTGGATGGAACCAAATCACGCCACCGCCTTTCAAGTCGTGGAAGGGTACACCCTTGCAACATCTCCCCGATCAGAGTTACATGTACTTCGTGCACAGCTACTTCGTGCAGCCTGAAGTGCCCGGAGACGTCTTGACCGTCACCAATTATCAAGGCCTCGAATACTGCTCAGGCGTACAACGCGACAACATCCTGGCCTTCCAATTCCATCCCGAAAAAAGTGGTCCGGAGGGTGTGGAAATTTACCGCAGTTGGGGAGCGATCAACGGATTGCTTTAAGCCTTCCTATACCCTTCCTGGCCTGAATTCGAGCTGAATTTCTTTGAAAATCGGATGTGAAATCAGGTTGCCAATGCGCTCCGGTTTGCACCAAAATTGGTGGTCAGCCGAAATTTCCCTAGCTTTTCGGAGAAAGTTGCCCCTAAAATGATCGTGCCCTTCCTCAGGATTCCATATCAATTCCGCATTTTCTGCCTATGCATCGGCTTGGGAACAATTTCCATTTTGGGTTTGAATGCCCAAACAATGGACAAACAAGGGGCGATCAAGGAATTCGGGGAAATCAAGGAGAATTGGAATTCGGCGAAGTCAAGGTCGAACCAATACGCCGCCGCATCCGACTTGTCTACCTTGCTGTCCAATGCCGAATTGGGTTGGGCACATGCAGACTCCTTGAAAATCGATTGGCACTTGCAACTTGGCCTTTGGTATACTGAATTGGATGAGCCACAGAAAGCAAAGGAAAACTATCAAATCTCCCTCAATTTGCTTCAAAAAAAGCGCGAATTGGTCACTGGGGATTCAGAAAAATTGATTCAGATTTCGCGAAACCTTGGGCTTTCAGCAACGACGCTCGGACAATGGAACGCGGCGCGTGCTGCCTTCGAAAATGCCATTCGTTTGACCGATTCCTTGCCAACGCAACAAGCCGGGATGTTTTTGGATTTGGCTCGGATGCTCCGAACTGCCGGCAAATATGCGGAGGCCACCGACCTGGCACAGAGGGCAGTAAAAATGCAACAAGCATTATTAAAGGGGGTCAAGGAACCTGTCTTGAAGGCAAATTTGACTTCTACCTATATCGATGCGGTGGTGGAAGTCGCCCATGATTTCAACGGATGGGGCATGCCTGACAGTGCCTTTTGGTACTTGGACCAAACAAAAAACCTCCGCAACAACCTTAAAAAATCAGAAACGGTTAAGTTGTGGTTGGCCTTCAGCGAATATCATTACCAAAAACAGGAATTTGAACCTGCGTTAGAGGCAGCCGACATTGCATTAGAGGCAGCGAATGCGGATTCGTTGGCCTCAAAACGGCTTTTGGGCACCATTCATACCTTGCGTGCCAAGTCTTGGCTGGCGAGGAAAGAACCGACCAATGCCTTGGCTGCCAGCCAAGCGGCGTTGATGGCATTCGTCCCGGGATTCCAAGACAGCCTTCCTGGCATGAATCCTGATCCGAATTTATGGGCAGACGATCCAGCGCTTTTTGAGATTTTTCTTCAGAAGGCCCATGCCTTTGAAGCCTTGGGTTTGGTCGAGCAATCGTTGCGCTGTTATGAAAATGCATTCGACTATCTGAACCATCTCCGCGAAGGCCATCACGTCAAGGAGGTGGGAAAATTCAGCTCCAAGGCCATTTATCCTTCCTACGAACGCGCCCTGAAGCTTGCCCTTGCACATGCAAGCCAAACCAAATCCCCCGCCGACTTGGAGCGTGTGTTCCATTTCATGGAATGCCGCAAGACCAATGAAATCCTGCTCTCTCTCCAAAGTGCAAGTGCCTACCCTGCCTATCAATTGCCGGATTCGCTGCTCGCACAATGGCGTACAATTCAGTCCCGAAGACTTGAAATGCATCGCCACCCAACAGAAAAAAGCATCGAATTCCTCACCAAACTTGACAAACAGGCCGCGCAGCTTGCCAGCGGAATCGATACCGTTGCACCGGGTTTTGCCGCATTGACGCAGCGGTATGGCATGGTAAGTGTTGCCTCGGTACAACAAGACCTCGATGCGGACGAAGTCTTTTTGGAGTATTTTATTGGCGATCAGCAACTTTTCATTTTCGCCATTGATCAGCAGCACGCGCAATGCTATTCAGCACCCCTCAAGCCCGAGTTCTTCAAGGCCATTGAACGGTTTGGCAATATGCTTCGCACGCCACCCGAGGGCCGGATTCGCAAGCTCTTTTCTGAGTATGAGCGCACAGCCTATTATCTATTTGGGCAGTTGATCGGACCTTTGATCAAAGGGAATTTCCGTACGAGAATTCCCCGCGCGCTGATCATCGTACCCGATGGCAGATTGGCCTTGATCCCATTTGAATGTTTGATCACACAGCGTTTGTTGGCGCCGAGCGATTTGGCCTTCAGGCATGCTGCCTACTTGATGCGGGATTGTGAGATTCGTTATGGGCATTCAGCGACAACTTTGGCCCGGCAGAATCAGCCTGCAGGGCATCCGCAAACGGCATTTATGCGAAGCATTCTAGCATTGTCGGCCTCCCCACAGGCTGACGGCATGCCAAAATTGGAAACTGCAAAACGTGAAGGTCGGTTGGCTGCGGATGCGTTAAACGGGAAATCAATCGACAAAGCAAGCCGCAACGACTTTCTCGACAATAGCCGCGATTACAGCTTTTTGCATTTTGCGAGTCCCACAATTGCAGACAGTTTGAATCCCATACAATCCTGGATCGGCCTGCAAAAAGACGACAAGTCCATTGACAGCCTGTTTTTCCATGAAATCACCGGCCTGCAGCTTTCCGCAGAAATGGCGGTTTTGAGCGGATGCGCGACTTCCTCAGGCGAACTTCAATCGGGCGAAGCTGTGATGGGGCTTGCGCGAACGTTTTTTGCGGCAAGCTGTCCGCGGGTAATGTTGAGCCTTTGGCGCATCGACAACGAAAACAATGCCGAGCTCACCGGCAACTTCTACAAGACCATGAAGGTCGGCAAGCCTGCTGCCCAAGCCCTGCGTGAGGCCCGTATGGCATATTTGCGCACCGAAGGTCCGGCTGACGGCATGCAGTATCACCCCCATTATTGGGCCTCGATGGTCATGATCGGCGAAGAAGGCCCCTACCTCACGCAAGGCCCCAAAAGTTGGACCCCTTACCTGATTTGGGGCAGCATTGCAGCCTTGATTGTCGCACTTTGGCAGCGACGTATGCGCCGCCGTCGCCGCAAGGCACATTGACAACGATTGCGCTCCGATTCCCTGCGCCTACTAAGGATTAATTCGTAATTTCGCGCCGCCCGCCTGCAAAGCAGGTGGCCCATGGAATATGTCTGGAAACAAGGAAAATCAAGTGTTGGAGACCTATTATGGCCTTCCGCGCCAAGTCACGTGGTGCAGCCGTTGTGTGATGAGCAATCAACGTCCCGCATCCGCCATCGAATTCAAGCACACGATCGACAGCAAAAAGACCACGCTCAAGATCGATGAAGGTGGCCTTTGCGATGCCTGCAAGCAGGCCGATATCAAGGATCAAATCGACTGGCACGCCCGCGAAGAGCAATTGATCAAGCTCCTTGACCAATACCGCCGCAACGACGGCTATTACGACATCCTCGTGCCCGGCTCAGGCGGCAAGGACAGTGCCTACGCGGCCCATATTCTCAAGTACAAGTATGGCATGAATCCGCTGACCGTCACGTGGCCGCCGATTCTCTACACCGACTACGGCCAGAAAAATTTCAAAAACTGGATCGATGCGGGCTTTGACAACCTGAGCTTCAACCGCAACGGCAAGGTGATGAAGCTGCTCACACGCTTGAGCATCCTCAACCTGCTGCATCCGTTCCAGACCTTTATCCTCGGTCAAAAGAATCTGGCGCCGAAACTGGCTGCAAAATTTGACATTCCGCTCGTGTTTTACGGGGAAAATGAGGCCGAATATGGCAATCCGATCGCGGACAATGTGGCTTCCTTGCGCGACAAGAGCTATTACAGCTTCAAAAACCTCGACGAGATTTATCTTGGCGGGGTGAGCATCCGCGAATTGCAGGAAAAGTATGATGTGCGCCTCAGCGACATCCTTGCGTTCTTGCCGGCTCCCGTCGAGGAGGTCGAAAGGTCCAAAATCGAGGTGCATTATTTGGGATACTACCTCAAATGGGTGCCGCAGGAGGTTTATTACTACGCAGTGGAAAATACCGGCTTCAAAGCCCGCCCCTTCCGCACCCAAGGCACCTACAGCAAGTACAACAGCATCGACGACAAGATCGACGACCTGCATTACTACACGACGCATATCAAGTTTGGTATCGGCCGGGCGACCTACGATGCTTCGCAGGAAATCCGTAACCGCCACATTACCCGCGAAGAAGGCGTGGCCTTGGTCAAGCGCTTTGATGGCGAATTTCCCGACCGCTACTTCAACGAAGTGATGGAATACCTGGAAATCGATCCAGACTATTTCCGCGGCGAATTGGTCGACAAATTCCGGTCTCCACACCTTTGGGGCAAGAATGACCGCGGCGAATGGCAATTGCGCCACAACGTCTGGGGCGGCGGCTTGAACGACTGATTTCAGCAAGAATCAAGTAAAATCAACGCTCGAGGTTGTTTCTGCGGGTGCGGTAATGCTTGAGGTAGCTGCTGCGTGACGAATCCGACAAAAAGGAACGGCCGACCATGTCCACCACCTTGGGCTGCGGATCGATGAACGGCTGCAAGAGTTTGTCCAAACGCGTGGCCATGACCCCGATACGTTTTCCAAACTCCCTGAAATCCTTGCCCGTCGCGGGATCGGGTGGTGTCGAATACTTCACACGGACCGTATCCGCAAAAAGGCCTTTCGACAGGGCGAAATCGCTATCTGTCAGGTGCAAACGCGAGTCGACCAAGTCATACGCCGGACTGAGGACAAAGTCCCCGTCACGGGTTTCGATCACGGAGAAGTTCTTGAGGTGCGCATCTCCATTGGAAAACAGGTAGTTGAAGACCACCAACCTGAAAAACCTTTCGACCTCCACACGCCAAGCCGGGAGGTATTGTTGGATCAGCCCGGCCATTTCTTCGTAGCTGAAGTCGTACTTATAATTGTCGCCTGCGTTTTCCTGCGTGCGACCGGCGAGCGAAGCAAAGTCCTCGACCGCCCATTTTCCGCCACCTTGCCTGACGTCAAACCGCTTCGTGATGTAACAAGGCGTTCCATCCGCTGAAAAGATCAAGGAATTTTCAGCAGTGTCAATCCCATATACTTGCCGCGCGATCTGCATGGTAAGGTGCTCATTGGCAGGGAAGTCCCCTACCCGTTTCAAGTCGCGGGGCGGCGGTTTCAGAATGAATTCGCCTTGCTCGCCATGTGCCGTGAGCCGCAATTTGTTCTTTTCCAGAACCAAACTGAGTTTTTCCTGATAACCCGAAATAGACATCTGCTTTCGGTTTTCGAGCAGCAGTTCTTGGGTCTTTTCGTCGGGTGTCTTGAGGTCAAATGGCAATATATGACTCACGAGTTTGCCGCCAAACACGCGCTTGAGACAGGTCGGGCTGTAGGTGGCATGGCCTTCTGACAATGTCCCCGGGCAAAATCGGATATCAGGAAAACTCATGGGAGGTCGTTTTCAGGTGTTACAGTAATGGCGCCGATCGTATCGTATTGTGCGGTGGCTAATAAATAGCCAAAATGGTCATTTTCATCGATTTTGAGGGCATGACTTTGCAATTTGCGGTTGGCGCCCTCGCTCAGCAGGTTGAAAAAAAATGGAAACAGGATCGCGCTCTGATAAGGCTCTTCCTTCTTGGGCATGGTCAGGCTCAGCGGCGGCTTGGTAGTATCCCGCAACCAAAGCGGGTCGTAGACAAACCAATACTGCCGCTGATCGTCTTCGGTCAGCCGCCCGACAAGTTCGTCATTGCGGTATACAAGCCCCAAACGCATTATTTAGCCTTCTTGAGTACCAATTCGAATTCCAAACCCAACACATCTGCCAACCGCGTCAATGTCCCCAAGGTCGGATTGCTCCTTCCGGTTTCCAAGGCCTTCAAAGTGCGCAGCCCGACGCCCGCCAATGCAGCAAGCTGCTCTTGGGTCATGGCCAAGGTTTCCCGCCTTTTTCTCATTTCCGAAATTACATGCTGAGCTTCCATTTCAAATTCCGATTCGCCACCACCACATTATTACGGTTCAAAAATGCCATACTCAGCACTTCTGTGAACAAATCTACGCCATTTTGCCCCAAAAAGCAAGAAAACAGGCAATACACAGCCCCTTTTGATGAATTTAATTGTGAAGAGAAGGCAATTTCCATCCAAAGGTGCATCAAACAGCACTTATTGCTGGTTATGATAGGCTAAAATCGACAAAAAACAATTCAACGTGCATCATAATGCACTTTACGTATTGAAGGTGGATGCGTCGAGTTTGCGCAAGTTTTCTTCCACCTGTTGCGCAATCCTTTGACATATCCGTACTTCGCTTTCCTATGTGTGGCATTTTAGGATATTACAAGGCTGGTGGATTTCGGAAAGAAGACATCTTGCATGCGCAACGCGCTTTGCAGGCGCTCAATCACCGCGGCCCAGACGGCGAAGGCATCTGTCTCATCGACAGCCATACAGGCAAGTCATGGACGTATCAGACCAAGGATACCCCAAGCGATATCGTCACGGATTTAAACGCCGAATCATACCCCGAAGGCAGTGCCGACCTCTTGCTCGCCCAACGGCGCCTGAGCATTTTTGACTTGTCGAGTCGTGGATATCAGCCGATGCGCGACCAAAAAGGCAACGTCATTGTTTTCAATGGCGAGGTTTACAACTGGTATGAGCTGCGCGACGAGTTAAAAACCCGGGCCCACAAGTTTACCACGGAGTCAGATACCGAGGTTGTGCTCGCAGCCTACCGGCAATGGGGTCCCGAATGCGTACAACGCTTCAATGGCATGTGGTCGATGATCATTTGGGATGCCATTCAGCAGCGCGTTTTCGTGGCCAATGACCGCATTGGCATCAAACAGCTCTACCAATGGGGCAATGCCGAGGAATGGATGCTTGCCTCCGAAATCAAGGCGATTCGCACCCTTCCTCATGGCCCCAAAGCACTTGATGCCGCCACCGTGGACTTTTTCTTGAAATACGGGCAAATCGATTTGACGATGCAAACGGTCTTGCGCGATGTGCAACGGTTTGCTCCAAGTCATTTTGTAAAGGCTAGAGTCCAAGAATTGCCGACCGCACCCAAGCAGCGATTCTGGGATTTTCCAACCACGGGCATTCGCAAGATCAGCTTGGAGGATGCAACGCAGGAACTCCGGAGTTTGCTCGATGACTCCATCCGACTGCGGATGCGCACCGATGTCCCTTGGGGGACCACCCTTTCAGGCGGACTCGACAGCAGCAGCATTGTTTATGCTGCCTACAAACTGCACCTCAAGCTTGGAAAAACCGAACCCATCCACACATTTACAGCAATTTTCCCGGGCAAGGATGGGGACGAATCGGCCTTTGTACGCTTCATTGAGGGTGAATTGGGTCTTGATGCAAAGTACACCAATCCCCTGGAAAATTTTGATTTTGAGGACTTTGAGCGCTTCATGTACCACCAGGATCAACCCGTTGTCAGCACCTCGATGTATGCACAATGGGCAGTCATGAAAGCGGTGGGGCAGACCGATGTGACGGTATTGCTGGATGGTCAAGGCGGCGACGAACTGTTTGGCGGCTACCATCACCATTTTTACAAATATGCCCGCGCTTTGATGCTCCAAGGCAAAGTCAATGCCTCCAACCAACTGGTCGATGAGTACAGTTTGCTCAAAGGCTGGGATGCCAAAACGGTCAAAAAGACGGTTCGCGACGATGTAAAATTATATCTGAAACTCAAGTTGGGCAGCAAACTCCCCGGACCACCACAAATCACGGCTTGGAATGCAGCGGCATCCCTCTCAGATGTGCTCAAACTGGATTTGAGTTCGTTTATCATGCCTAGCTTGTTGCGTTACGAAGACCGCAACTCGATGGCATTTGGAATTGAGGCACGTTTGCCGTTTCTCGATTACCGCATCGTGGAGTTTGCCATGACGATTCCTGACGAATACAAAATCCGGGAGGGCTGGCAGAAGTTCATTCTTCGCAAGGCTATGCCTGATCTGCCTGAAAAAATTCGCTATCGTAAGGACAAAAAAGGTTTTACGACGCCGCACGAGGAATGGATCATGGAATTCCGCAGCCGATTTGAGGGCTATGCTCAAGCCGCGTTGGAGGGTGGCGCGGTCAATCCATGGCCAACAAAATCACTTGCGCAACTAGACAGCAAGCAGCTTTTCCGCTTGGCAAGTCTCGGCGCATGGATGATGAGGGTCTGAGCGCAAGATCAGGCGCTTTTCCGAACGTATTTCGTAAGAATCACGATTTTCTGGCCTTCGACGCGGCCTTCGATTTGCTCGGCATTGTCGTGGACGAGCGTGATGTTGCGTACCGCAGTGCCGCGTTTGGCAGTGAAATTGGCACCTTTGACATCGAGACTCTGCGTGAGAATCACGGTGTCGCCCGCTTGCAAAATGGCTCCGAAGGCATCTTTGTGAACGGTCACTTCTTCCTTTTCGTCGAGTTCTGCTTGGGCCCAAGCGAGTGTTGCCTCGTCGAGGTAAAGCATGTCGATCAGGTCTCCCGACCAACCCTGCGGACGCAGGAAATCGAGCATGCGGTAGGCGACGACCTGCACAGCCGGAACCGTGCTCCACATGCTGTCATTGAGGCAACGCCAATGGTTGGCATCGATTTTTTCAGGTTCCAACAACTGCGTGCGACAAGTGGCACAGGCCCAAATGCAGTCGTCAGCGCTTTCCCCGGATTTGGGTGCGACCACGAAGGCATCCAAATGGTCTTTTGCGCCACACAATTCGCAGGCGGATCCGCTGCGCTCTTCCAATGTTTTCTCGATACTCATCGTTCAACCAATAAATTCGGGTGCAATATCGGCAATTGAAACGAGACATGCCCGTTTCAAGTTTGGAATGCTCCGTGTCGCGGTGGTAACTTCGTCGCGCGGATTCGCAGGAATCCTTTGATTTTGGATGGAACAACAGCGGAAAAAGGTCTTGTTCATAGCACACCACTTCCCGCCCTTGGGGGGCCCGGGTGTGTACCGTGCGACGCGCTTTGCGCAGCACTTGACCGAGATGGGTTATGAACTCCATGTTCTCACCGTGGCCCTCAGTGACATCAAGGAAGGTGCCTATCCTTCGGATGAATCCATGGAAAAGGCATTGCCCAAAGACCTCAAAATCACCCGCATATCGATCGATTACAACGCCAAGTTGCGTGACAAGCTGGTAAAGCTGCATATCATGCGATTCGTTTGGATGTTGTTTTGGTTCAGGTGGTGGGAGCCGTCTGCACGTTGGCCGCGGCATTGTTTGCAGCCCGCCTTGGACATTATCGACCGGGAAGGGATCGACCTCGTCTGGACGAGTTCGGGGCCATTTGTCGCCACATTGCTCGGGCATCGCCTCAAAAAACGCCGCAAGATCAAATGGGTAGCCGATTTGCGGGACCCTTTTACGGAGGCCTACTTCTGGGTGTGGCCGACCAAATGGCACTGGTTTTTCAGCCGGTGGATGGAAAAGCGCATTTGGGGCAAGGCGGATAAGCTCGTCGTGACCTGCCCGGCGCTCAAGGACCAATATTTGCGACGCGGCGTCACCACAGCCGACAAAATCACCGTGATCACCAATGGATTCTGAAAGCAAATCCATTCTGAAACTGGGATTTGGCGGGACATTGTTCCGGCACCGGCCCGGCATTGACGATCGGCGATCCTTGAGCCGCATGGTCAAGGCGTGGTTTTGGGAATACCGGCCCGACTTCTTCATTCCGACCTCACGCTGTGGTTTTTACCTTTTCCGTGGTGTGGCCAAGTTCAAGGAAAAATATCCCGAATTGGCGGGGCAACTCCAAGTCGAAATCTGGGGAAACATCGATCCGGAAAATCAGCGGCAGGTGAATGCGATGGGCATTCAAGACATCGTGACGATCGAAGGCTACCGCGAGCGTGCGGCTTCGCGCGCAAAGTTGGATGCCTGCGATGCGCTCTTCTTGCCGCTGGAACTCGCAAAAGCAGGTTACAAACCGCTGCTCATTCCAGGAAAAGTCTTCGAATACCTCCAAGCCGGCAAGCCGGTCCTCACCATCGGGCAAGACTCGGATGCGCT
The DNA window shown above is from Bacteroidota bacterium and carries:
- a CDS encoding glycosyltransferase, giving the protein MDSESKSILKLGFGGTLFRHRPGIDDRRSLSRMVKAWFWEYRPDFFIPTSRCGFYLFRGVAKFKEKYPELAGQLQVEIWGNIDPENQRQVNAMGIQDIVTIEGYRERAASRAKLDACDALFLPLELAKAGYKPLLIPGKVFEYLQAGKPVLTIGQDSDALDIMKKSGLGVVHGPDDAEGIAESLRQLILDKDILASKYVADAEFVSQFDFKHLAAQLAAVFEEVSDSK
- a CDS encoding PhnA domain-containing protein; its protein translation is MSIEKTLEERSGSACELCGAKDHLDAFVVAPKSGESADDCIWACATCRTQLLEPEKIDANHWRCLNDSMWSTVPAVQVVAYRMLDFLRPQGWSGDLIDMLYLDEATLAWAQAELDEKEEVTVHKDAFGAILQAGDTVILTQSLDVKGANFTAKRGTAVRNITLVHDNAEQIEGRVEGQKIVILTKYVRKSA
- a CDS encoding glycosyltransferase gives rise to the protein MEQQRKKVLFIAHHFPPLGGPGVYRATRFAQHLTEMGYELHVLTVALSDIKEGAYPSDESMEKALPKDLKITRISIDYNAKLRDKLVKLHIMRFVWMLFWFRWWEPSARWPRHCLQPALDIIDREGIDLVWTSSGPFVATLLGHRLKKRRKIKWVADLRDPFTEAYFWVWPTKWHWFFSRWMEKRIWGKADKLVVTCPALKDQYLRRGVTTADKITVITNGF
- the asnB gene encoding asparagine synthase (glutamine-hydrolyzing), whose protein sequence is MCGILGYYKAGGFRKEDILHAQRALQALNHRGPDGEGICLIDSHTGKSWTYQTKDTPSDIVTDLNAESYPEGSADLLLAQRRLSIFDLSSRGYQPMRDQKGNVIVFNGEVYNWYELRDELKTRAHKFTTESDTEVVLAAYRQWGPECVQRFNGMWSMIIWDAIQQRVFVANDRIGIKQLYQWGNAEEWMLASEIKAIRTLPHGPKALDAATVDFFLKYGQIDLTMQTVLRDVQRFAPSHFVKARVQELPTAPKQRFWDFPTTGIRKISLEDATQELRSLLDDSIRLRMRTDVPWGTTLSGGLDSSSIVYAAYKLHLKLGKTEPIHTFTAIFPGKDGDESAFVRFIEGELGLDAKYTNPLENFDFEDFERFMYHQDQPVVSTSMYAQWAVMKAVGQTDVTVLLDGQGGDELFGGYHHHFYKYARALMLQGKVNASNQLVDEYSLLKGWDAKTVKKTVRDDVKLYLKLKLGSKLPGPPQITAWNAAASLSDVLKLDLSSFIMPSLLRYEDRNSMAFGIEARLPFLDYRIVEFAMTIPDEYKIREGWQKFILRKAMPDLPEKIRYRKDKKGFTTPHEEWIMEFRSRFEGYAQAALEGGAVNPWPTKSLAQLDSKQLFRLASLGAWMMRV
- a CDS encoding helix-turn-helix transcriptional regulator: MEAQHVISEMRKRRETLAMTQEQLAALAGVGLRTLKALETGRSNPTLGTLTRLADVLGLEFELVLKKAK
- a CDS encoding HipA N-terminal domain-containing protein; translation: MRLGLVYRNDELVGRLTEDDQRQYWFVYDPLWLRDTTKPPLSLTMPKKEEPYQSAILFPFFFNLLSEGANRKLQSHALKIDENDHFGYLLATAQYDTIGAITVTPENDLP
- a CDS encoding HipA domain-containing protein, with amino-acid sequence MSFPDIRFCPGTLSEGHATYSPTCLKRVFGGKLVSHILPFDLKTPDEKTQELLLENRKQMSISGYQEKLSLVLEKNKLRLTAHGEQGEFILKPPPRDLKRVGDFPANEHLTMQIARQVYGIDTAENSLIFSADGTPCYITKRFDVRQGGGKWAVEDFASLAGRTQENAGDNYKYDFSYEEMAGLIQQYLPAWRVEVERFFRLVVFNYLFSNGDAHLKNFSVIETRDGDFVLSPAYDLVDSRLHLTDSDFALSKGLFADTVRVKYSTPPDPATGKDFREFGKRIGVMATRLDKLLQPFIDPQPKVVDMVGRSFLSDSSRSSYLKHYRTRRNNLER